The nucleotide window GAGGGCCACCGTGGCCAGGACCGACATGGGGCGCGCACCCTACAACAAATCCGTCACGTCAGTAGTAGCGCCTCACCACCAACAATCCGACGCGTCCCGGCTTCACGTCCACCGTGTGCTCCGACACCCTCCCGCCCCCCTCCACCCGCACCACGTGGCTCCCCGCCGCCACCCGGAAGCGGGCCACCTGGAACTCCGCAGGCAGGGAAAGCCAGGAACGCAGGTCCGCGGCGTTCCCGGCGTTGAGGATGAGGAACGCCAGCGCGCCCAGCTCCTCGCTCTTGGTCGCCGCGCCCACGCCCGCCGCCAGGCCCGCCTTCACGGCCACGCCGGCAATCTGCTTCGCCAGCATCCCGCCGATGCGCGTGTCCAGGTGCAGCCGCGCCACGTCCGCCATGGACGTCACCGTGACGGCGCGCACGTGCTGCTCGCCCAGCGTCACGCCCACCTGCGGCGCGCTGCCCCTGTCCCGGTAGACGGGCACCTCGATGAGGCTGCCGCCGTTGACGTCGCGCGACGCGGGCTGCTTCTCCGGGGAGAGCCCCGCCTCCACGACGACGACGATTTGGGCTTCGTCCCGCGCCAGCGGAGGGTGCTCCACGCCGGGGTACTTCGCCTTCAGCTCCTCGTAGAGCTGGTCCCTCCCGGTGTACTTCGCCAGTCGGAGCAGCGGCTCCGCCAGCTCGCCCAGCCGGGGCTCCAGCTCATACGCCTTCGCATAGTCGATGTAGGCCGCGTCCCAGTCACGCTGGTCCTCGCGGATGACGCCGCCCAGGTAGCGGGCGATGGCGAGCTGCTGGTACGGCTTCTTCTCCTCGACGACCATCTTCTGGAGGCGCTCGTTGACCTGGCGCACCTCCACCATGGCCGCCTCGTCATCGCCCAGCTCCGCGTAGTTGAGCGCCTGGACGACGGAGATCATCAGCTTCTCGAAGTCCTCGCCGCGGTAGGCGCGCTGGCGCTCGTTGGTCACCAGCGCCCCGGCCTCCTCGCTGACGGAGACGGCGTCGAGCTGCGCGCTGAGCTTCTCCGCCTGCTCCAGCACCGCGTTGCTCTCCGCCCACTTGCGGGCCGAGTGCAGCACCATCCCCTTGTCCAACAGGATGAGCAGCGTGTCCTTCGACGAGCCGTCCTTGAACAGGGCATCCAGCTCGGACAGGGCCTCGTTGTAGCGCCCCGATTGATACGACTCACGGACGCCGCGCGTGCGGGACACGTAGTCCCCCGCGCAGCCGGACAACAGCAGCACGCTCACCAGCGCGAGCGAGCCCCAACCACGGGGGCGCGCCGGAGGGTGGTGGAGAGGAATCATGAGCAGTCGAGCCTTCACCACGAGCCGGCGGCCACCGTCGACGGAGCTACCAGCTCACGCCGCGCTTCTCGAACTTCTTGCGGATCTGCTTCTCGTCCGTCCACTCGATGAGGCCGGTGCGCACGTTGCTGAGCTTCGCGGTCATCTTGTAGTACACGAGCTTGTCGCGGCCGACCTCCTGGATGATGGAGGCCAGGTCGCCCGACATCAGGAAGTCCACGGACACCTGCTGCCCGGGGCCCTTCGCCGCGTTCGGGTTGACGTAGCCGGACTGCTGGTACTCGTACTCCTCCGCGATGTCCTGGCGCGCGGCCTGGTCCACCATGGCGAAGCGGCCCGTCTGCGCGAGCGCCGTCTGAATCTTGTCACCCAGGGAGCGCATGTCGATGTGCTCGGAGGTGCTGTTCTTCAGCTTGCCCACGAGGACGATGGGCAGCGAGCCGTCCGGCCGGGGCGTGGAGAAGCGCGGCGAGGAGGCCAGCGACTCCGCCATCTTCTTGGCGATGAGCTGCAGGTCGTTCTCGTTGAACTGGTCCGACAGCATCTCGATTTCGTTCGGGTCCTCGTACGTGCCACGCGTGAAGGCACGCGGACCACCACACGCGGCGAGCGAGGCGACGAGGCAGGCGGACAAAAGCAGGCGATGAATCT belongs to Myxococcus fulvus and includes:
- a CDS encoding COG3014 family protein — protein: MIPLHHPPARPRGWGSLALVSVLLLSGCAGDYVSRTRGVRESYQSGRYNEALSELDALFKDGSSKDTLLILLDKGMVLHSARKWAESNAVLEQAEKLSAQLDAVSVSEEAGALVTNERQRAYRGEDFEKLMISVVQALNYAELGDDEAAMVEVRQVNERLQKMVVEEKKPYQQLAIARYLGGVIREDQRDWDAAYIDYAKAYELEPRLGELAEPLLRLAKYTGRDQLYEELKAKYPGVEHPPLARDEAQIVVVVEAGLSPEKQPASRDVNGGSLIEVPVYRDRGSAPQVGVTLGEQHVRAVTVTSMADVARLHLDTRIGGMLAKQIAGVAVKAGLAAGVGAATKSEELGALAFLILNAGNAADLRSWLSLPAEFQVARFRVAAGSHVVRVEGGGRVSEHTVDVKPGRVGLLVVRRYY
- the lpoB gene encoding penicillin-binding protein activator LpoB, with the translated sequence MKIHRLLLSACLVASLAACGGPRAFTRGTYEDPNEIEMLSDQFNENDLQLIAKKMAESLASSPRFSTPRPDGSLPIVLVGKLKNSTSEHIDMRSLGDKIQTALAQTGRFAMVDQAARQDIAEEYEYQQSGYVNPNAAKGPGQQVSVDFLMSGDLASIIQEVGRDKLVYYKMTAKLSNVRTGLIEWTDEKQIRKKFEKRGVSW